Proteins encoded within one genomic window of Bacillus sp. F19:
- a CDS encoding nitric oxide synthase oxygenase: MVEAEKFIRQCYQELGKTEEETVARLLQIKSLLDKEGQYHLTFKELEHGAKLAWRNSNKCIGRLFWNTLKVVDARDLATEEEIRDALFSHIEYATNNGRIRPLITIFKPVLDGSEPVRIWNHQLLRYAGYETDSGIVGDQGSIAFTKKCEELGWEGGGTDYDLLPLVIQAGNREPVWYEIPSEIVFEIPITHPQYPEFCELDAKWYAVPIISDMSLEIGGITFPAAPFNGWYMGTEIGARNLADEGRYNMLPKVASIMGMDTSSNATLWKDKALVELNVAVLHSFKEAGASIVDHHTAAQQFKRFEHNEAAEGRGVTGDWTWLIPPVAPATTHIFHKQYENKTVKPNYLYQDRAY; this comes from the coding sequence ATGGTAGAGGCAGAAAAATTTATCAGACAATGTTATCAGGAGCTGGGCAAAACGGAAGAAGAAACTGTTGCCCGTCTTTTGCAAATCAAATCTCTGCTCGATAAAGAGGGTCAGTATCATTTAACGTTTAAAGAACTTGAGCATGGGGCTAAACTGGCGTGGAGAAACAGCAATAAGTGCATTGGCCGCTTATTCTGGAACACGCTAAAAGTTGTGGATGCAAGAGACCTTGCGACAGAAGAAGAAATCAGGGACGCACTGTTTTCGCATATTGAATATGCAACCAACAACGGCAGAATCCGTCCGCTTATTACGATTTTTAAGCCTGTTCTGGATGGATCTGAACCTGTCCGGATCTGGAATCACCAGCTGCTGAGATATGCGGGTTATGAAACGGATTCAGGCATTGTCGGCGATCAAGGGTCCATCGCATTTACAAAGAAATGTGAAGAGCTTGGATGGGAGGGAGGGGGAACGGACTATGATCTGCTTCCGCTTGTCATACAGGCAGGAAATCGGGAGCCGGTGTGGTATGAAATCCCTTCTGAAATTGTGTTTGAAATTCCAATCACGCATCCTCAATACCCGGAGTTCTGCGAGCTTGACGCCAAATGGTATGCTGTTCCGATTATATCCGACATGAGCCTTGAAATAGGCGGGATAACGTTTCCTGCAGCACCGTTCAATGGCTGGTATATGGGAACGGAAATCGGGGCAAGGAATTTAGCTGACGAGGGAAGATATAACATGCTTCCAAAAGTGGCTTCAATTATGGGAATGGATACCTCCTCCAATGCAACGCTTTGGAAAGACAAAGCACTTGTTGAACTGAACGTTGCTGTATTGCACTCTTTCAAAGAAGCAGGAGCAAGCATTGTCGATCATCATACCGCTGCCCAGCAATTTAAACGCTTTGAGCACAACGAAGCGGCAGAGGGACGGGGTGTAACTGGAGATTGGACATGGCTGATTCCTCCGGTTGCACCTGCGACGACACATATTTTTCATAAACAGTATGAAAATAAAACCGTGAAGCCGAATTATTTATATCAGGATCGTGCTTATTAG
- a CDS encoding aldehyde dehydrogenase family protein, with protein sequence MKKNLFINGEWVNAESYSPLLSPYSGEVIAEVPAATLTEVEMALTAAYEARKTMADMPSYKRARILENLANLLEQRSDEAAEIIALEAAKPLSTAKGEVDRTIQTYKFSAEEAKRIHGETIPVDAAPGGEGRVAYTVREPIGVIAAITPFNFPMNLVAHKVGPALASGNSVVLKPAAQTPLSSLFLAELLQEAGLPAGAFNVVTGSGKLIGEKLVTDERIQKISFTGSPSVGIDIRNKAGLKKVTLELGSNAAVIIDKGVDIDKIISRCVTGAFAFQGQVCISVQRVYVHEELYETFTEKFVAATQKLKLGDPLDPMTDVSALISPRDIERSLEWIEEAKQKGAIVATGGKSEGNILHPTVLLEVDPSQKVSCQEVFAPIVLINKFSTVDQAIELVNDSRYGLQAGIYTENIRTALMASQKLHVGGVIVNDIPTFRLDHMPYGGVKESGIGREGVKYAIEEMTEQKLVIFNQN encoded by the coding sequence ATGAAAAAAAACTTATTTATTAACGGTGAGTGGGTAAATGCAGAAAGCTATAGTCCTTTATTATCTCCTTACAGTGGAGAGGTGATTGCAGAAGTTCCTGCAGCAACTCTTACAGAAGTAGAAATGGCGTTGACTGCTGCTTATGAAGCCAGAAAAACAATGGCTGATATGCCAAGTTATAAGCGTGCAAGGATTTTAGAGAATCTTGCAAATCTATTAGAACAAAGATCAGATGAAGCGGCAGAAATAATTGCTCTGGAGGCAGCTAAACCACTTTCTACTGCAAAAGGGGAAGTTGATCGCACGATTCAAACATATAAATTTTCTGCTGAAGAAGCAAAACGGATACATGGAGAAACGATACCGGTTGATGCTGCACCAGGAGGAGAAGGAAGAGTTGCCTATACTGTCCGGGAGCCAATAGGAGTCATTGCGGCAATAACACCTTTTAACTTTCCTATGAACCTAGTAGCACATAAAGTAGGACCTGCACTTGCTTCAGGCAATTCCGTTGTTTTAAAACCGGCTGCACAAACACCATTGTCCTCATTATTTCTTGCTGAGTTACTCCAGGAAGCCGGGTTGCCGGCAGGAGCATTCAATGTTGTAACAGGAAGCGGGAAATTAATAGGTGAAAAGCTTGTGACAGATGAAAGAATTCAAAAGATATCTTTTACAGGAAGCCCCTCCGTAGGCATTGACATTCGGAATAAAGCCGGATTAAAAAAGGTCACCCTTGAATTAGGTTCTAATGCGGCGGTCATTATTGACAAAGGCGTTGATATTGACAAAATCATTTCACGTTGTGTAACCGGAGCGTTTGCATTTCAAGGACAAGTCTGTATTTCCGTTCAGCGGGTTTATGTTCATGAAGAACTATATGAAACATTTACAGAAAAATTCGTTGCAGCGACTCAAAAGCTAAAACTAGGAGATCCTCTTGATCCGATGACAGATGTTTCTGCATTAATCAGTCCCCGGGACATAGAACGATCCCTCGAATGGATTGAGGAAGCGAAGCAGAAAGGAGCAATAGTGGCGACAGGAGGTAAATCGGAAGGAAATATTTTGCATCCAACTGTTTTATTGGAAGTGGATCCGTCCCAAAAAGTTTCTTGCCAAGAAGTGTTTGCCCCTATCGTATTGATCAATAAATTCTCAACTGTTGATCAAGCAATAGAGCTTGTCAATGATTCTCGCTACGGATTGCAAGCGGGTATTTACACAGAGAATATTCGTACGGCATTAATGGCTTCGCAAAAGCTGCACGTAGGAGGCGTTATAGTAAATGATATCCCTACGTTCCGTCTGGACCATATGCCATATGGGGGAGTAAAAGAAAGTGGAATTGGACGGGAAGGTGTAAAGTACGCCATTGAGGAAATGACGGAACAAAAATTAGTCATATTTAATCAAAATTAA
- a CDS encoding aspartate aminotransferase family protein codes for MTHTENTIQELRELDKKHFIHPTSPVKQQQEQGPAFIFTEGKGVYLQDVTGKEVIDGMSSLWNVNAGHGRGELGKIAMEQMSKLGFSSCFATYSNEPAIRLAAKLAQIAPGDLSATFFTSGGSEANDTAYKLARHYWILKGQPGRKKIISRTKSYHGVSMGATSATGLKAFRDFTNSLAPDFLYADNFSSQSLRELIAAEGPETIAAFIAEPVQGAGGIHVAPENYFKEVREICDEYGVLFITDEVITGFGRTGMYFGMDHYGVAPDMMCFAKGVTSGYAQLGGVMISEKIHRELTELSTGTLLHGYTYSGHPMACAVALKNLEIIEQEHLIENAEAMGQELLKGLYRIQQDQKIVGKVKGLGLMAGIEIAIDSKTKEHYAAPLSPAIVLEAAKQGLICRSVVLDDQDIVVFAPPLTINKDEIKKMIEILNNSISVIEADLASENYAAK; via the coding sequence ATGACACATACTGAAAACACAATCCAGGAATTAAGAGAGTTAGATAAAAAACATTTTATCCATCCAACATCCCCAGTTAAACAGCAGCAAGAACAGGGGCCTGCTTTTATTTTTACAGAAGGAAAGGGAGTCTACCTTCAAGATGTAACAGGAAAAGAAGTCATTGATGGTATGTCATCTCTCTGGAATGTAAACGCAGGGCATGGGCGCGGGGAATTAGGCAAAATTGCGATGGAGCAGATGTCAAAACTGGGTTTCAGTTCCTGTTTTGCCACATATAGCAACGAACCTGCCATTCGATTGGCCGCAAAACTTGCACAAATAGCTCCTGGAGATTTAAGCGCAACCTTCTTCACTTCTGGCGGTTCGGAGGCGAATGATACAGCTTATAAACTTGCACGCCATTACTGGATTCTAAAAGGTCAGCCAGGAAGAAAAAAGATTATTTCAAGAACAAAATCCTATCACGGAGTCTCAATGGGGGCAACAAGTGCAACTGGGCTGAAAGCTTTTCGGGATTTCACGAACTCACTGGCTCCTGATTTTCTGTACGCAGACAACTTTTCTTCTCAATCTTTACGAGAATTGATTGCAGCAGAAGGTCCTGAAACGATTGCGGCTTTTATTGCAGAACCTGTACAAGGAGCAGGGGGCATTCACGTAGCTCCGGAAAATTATTTTAAGGAAGTACGTGAAATTTGCGATGAGTATGGAGTTTTATTTATTACAGATGAAGTGATAACTGGATTTGGCCGAACAGGAATGTACTTTGGAATGGATCATTACGGTGTTGCACCTGATATGATGTGCTTTGCAAAAGGTGTCACAAGCGGATATGCTCAGCTTGGAGGGGTCATGATATCCGAAAAGATCCATCGGGAATTAACGGAGCTCTCAACGGGCACTTTGCTGCATGGATACACGTATAGCGGGCATCCAATGGCTTGTGCGGTTGCATTGAAAAATTTAGAGATTATTGAACAGGAACATTTAATAGAAAATGCTGAAGCAATGGGACAGGAACTGCTAAAAGGACTATACCGAATCCAGCAAGACCAAAAAATAGTCGGTAAAGTAAAAGGGCTTGGGTTGATGGCAGGTATTGAAATTGCCATAGATTCAAAAACAAAAGAACATTACGCTGCCCCTCTGTCTCCTGCAATTGTTTTAGAAGCTGCAAAACAAGGGCTTATTTGCAGATCAGTCGTCTTGGATGATCAAGATATAGTAGTATTTGCACCGCCGTTAACGATTAATAAAGACGAAATCAAGAAAATGATTGAGATTCTAAACAATTCTATCTCAGTTATCGAAGCAGATCTTGCTTCAGAAAACTATGCAGCCAAGTAA
- a CDS encoding sigma 54-interacting transcriptional regulator — MLGMELNKIIETSNNNITITDEKGIILRSNREHWAIYDMQPDTYIGTSVYQLEKEGLLSPSINAIVLKEKKFTRIMQHTRTGRVVMSTGYPIFNKEGLLVRVISYSQDQTEIWKLQEQYEELQRKIKGYQTEVEDLRGKELGHHAFIARSNQTQQILKTIHNVAKTDATILFLGPTGVGKSTFARALHNQSNRNKEPFIEVNCSTIPESLFESEIFGYEPGSFTGGNKQGKQGLIEQADSGTLFLDEIGELPLAMQAKLLKVLQEKKIKRIGGKKERLINFRLIAATNQDLEKMVNEGKFRLDLFYRLNVIPIQIPSLLERKEDIPILIQHYLQKTNDKYQTIKKLHPSTYEVLTHYEWPGNIRELENLIERLILTIDEPAIYPKHLPLAITGQVEQTEDSSSSAIEQELSGKQDLKKTLEKIEIQLIAKAYKQCKTTYEMADYLGISQPSVIYKLKKYKEHF, encoded by the coding sequence ATGCTGGGGATGGAATTAAATAAAATTATCGAAACATCGAATAATAACATTACAATTACTGATGAAAAAGGAATTATTTTACGATCTAATCGAGAACATTGGGCAATTTATGATATGCAGCCTGATACATACATCGGTACATCGGTTTATCAATTAGAAAAAGAAGGGCTGCTTTCACCTTCTATCAATGCAATCGTTTTAAAGGAAAAAAAATTCACTCGTATTATGCAGCATACAAGAACAGGCCGAGTTGTCATGTCAACTGGCTATCCGATTTTCAATAAGGAAGGCCTCCTGGTTAGAGTGATCAGCTATAGTCAGGATCAGACCGAAATATGGAAATTGCAGGAACAATACGAGGAATTACAACGCAAGATAAAGGGCTATCAGACAGAAGTCGAGGATTTAAGGGGAAAGGAACTTGGTCATCATGCTTTTATCGCTAGAAGTAATCAAACACAGCAGATTTTAAAAACGATTCATAATGTCGCTAAAACCGATGCCACGATTCTTTTTTTAGGACCAACTGGGGTAGGGAAAAGTACGTTTGCACGCGCTCTTCATAATCAAAGCAACCGAAATAAAGAGCCATTTATTGAGGTGAATTGCAGCACAATCCCAGAAAGTTTGTTTGAATCAGAGATATTTGGATATGAACCAGGATCCTTTACAGGGGGAAACAAACAAGGCAAGCAGGGACTGATTGAACAAGCTGACAGCGGTACTCTTTTTTTAGATGAAATCGGGGAACTCCCCCTTGCTATGCAAGCTAAATTATTGAAAGTGCTTCAAGAAAAAAAGATAAAGCGCATCGGCGGAAAAAAAGAAAGACTTATTAACTTCCGGCTAATCGCAGCAACAAATCAGGATCTGGAGAAGATGGTAAATGAAGGAAAGTTTAGGTTAGATTTGTTTTACCGTTTAAATGTGATACCTATTCAAATTCCTTCATTACTTGAGCGTAAAGAAGATATACCAATCTTAATTCAGCATTACTTGCAGAAAACCAATGATAAATACCAGACAATAAAAAAATTACATCCCTCGACTTATGAAGTATTGACGCATTATGAATGGCCCGGGAATATACGGGAATTAGAAAATTTGATTGAACGGTTAATTCTTACCATTGATGAACCCGCTATCTATCCCAAACACCTTCCCCTAGCCATCACAGGGCAAGTGGAACAGACGGAAGATTCCTCTTCCTCCGCAATTGAACAGGAATTAAGCGGGAAACAAGATCTTAAAAAGACGTTAGAAAAGATTGAAATACAATTGATTGCCAAAGCATATAAACAATGTAAAACGACATACGAAATGGCAGATTATTTGGGAATCAGTCAACCTTCAGTCATCTATAAATTAAAGAAATATAAGGAACATTTTTGA
- a CDS encoding sigma 54-interacting transcriptional regulator: MKSLANKFSTQFEWILNVINVGVHIVNKDGDTVFYNEMMAHIDGLNREQVLGKNIFQLYPSLTDESSTLYLALGKGIETNESIQTYVNLKGEKITSINSTYSLYEEGKVIGAVEIAKDITKVMSMYDQIVDLRSQLAETHKKSKFFAGTATYHFSDLIGDSPAFQEAISLAKKAARTHSPVMIYGPTGTGKELIAQSIHNVSARRNQPFIAQNCAAVPKELMEGLLFGTTKGAFTGAVDRLGIFEQASGGTLFLDELNSLDLGLQAKLLRVLQEGEIRRVGGSKEQKINVKIIAAMNISPDEALERGIIRSDLFFRLNVVTIQMPSLLERKEDIPEIVNHFIHKFNRSFVSDVRGISRKAMQRMLQYPWPGNIRELGHAIELAFNVMDAGEKTIDEHHLPAYLFPSGKYSALNTQNHLPPLKNEIDLPAVLEEIERDMIINMFEKCNGNISKTAEALNIKRQGLQYKLNKYGIEKVYTGRIRE, from the coding sequence ATGAAATCTTTAGCAAACAAGTTTTCCACTCAATTTGAATGGATATTGAATGTGATTAATGTTGGTGTCCATATAGTTAATAAGGATGGAGATACCGTATTCTACAATGAAATGATGGCTCATATCGATGGGCTGAATCGTGAACAGGTGTTAGGAAAAAATATCTTTCAGCTGTATCCATCCTTAACGGACGAATCCAGTACGCTGTATTTGGCATTGGGAAAAGGCATAGAAACGAATGAGTCTATTCAAACCTATGTCAATTTAAAAGGGGAAAAAATAACTTCTATCAATAGCACTTATTCTTTATACGAGGAAGGTAAAGTTATTGGGGCAGTGGAAATCGCCAAGGATATTACTAAGGTCATGAGCATGTACGATCAAATTGTGGATCTGCGTTCTCAGCTGGCCGAGACCCACAAGAAAAGCAAGTTCTTTGCAGGTACAGCCACTTATCATTTTAGTGATTTAATTGGGGACAGCCCTGCTTTTCAAGAAGCTATTTCATTGGCGAAAAAAGCGGCTCGTACACATTCTCCAGTAATGATTTATGGACCTACAGGAACAGGAAAAGAACTAATTGCCCAAAGTATACATAATGTAAGTGCTCGGCGAAATCAGCCATTCATTGCGCAAAATTGTGCTGCTGTTCCAAAGGAATTAATGGAGGGTCTGCTGTTTGGTACAACGAAAGGGGCTTTTACGGGAGCGGTGGACCGTCTGGGTATTTTTGAACAGGCAAGTGGCGGTACCCTGTTTCTTGATGAACTGAATAGTCTAGACCTTGGTCTGCAGGCAAAATTGCTTCGAGTATTACAAGAAGGGGAAATACGCCGTGTTGGAGGATCGAAGGAACAGAAAATTAATGTAAAAATCATTGCTGCGATGAATATTTCTCCAGATGAGGCGTTAGAGCGGGGAATTATTCGCTCAGATTTATTTTTCCGTCTAAATGTTGTGACAATCCAAATGCCATCTCTACTGGAACGCAAAGAAGATATTCCTGAAATCGTAAATCACTTTATTCACAAATTCAATCGATCATTCGTTTCGGATGTACGAGGGATCAGCCGAAAAGCTATGCAACGGATGCTTCAATATCCATGGCCGGGGAACATTCGGGAATTGGGTCATGCTATAGAGTTAGCTTTTAACGTCATGGACGCGGGTGAAAAAACAATTGATGAACATCATCTTCCTGCTTATTTATTCCCATCAGGAAAGTATTCCGCTTTAAATACGCAGAACCATCTTCCTCCATTAAAAAATGAGATTGATTTACCTGCTGTGCTGGAAGAAATAGAAAGGGATATGATTATAAATATGTTTGAGAAATGTAACGGGAATATCAGCAAAACAGCTGAGGCTCTCAATATAAAGAGACAGGGTTTACAGTATAAGCTAAACAAATACGGTATCGAGAAAGTATATACCGGAAGAATAAGGGAATGA
- the ablA gene encoding lysine 2,3-aminomutase, with the protein MDLKRKEYLGGRRHYNEIELWKDVTEEKWNDWLWQLTNTIKTLDDLKKVVNLTPDEEEGVRISTQTIPLNITPYYASLMNPNDPRCPIRLQSVPLSAEMNKTRYDLEDPLHEDEDSPVPGLTHRYPDRVLFLVTNQCSMYCRYCTRRRFSGQVGMGVPKKQLDAAIEYIRNTPEVRDVLISGGDGLLINDKILEYVLSNLRAIPHVEIIRIGTRAPVVFPQRITENLCNILKKYHPIWLNTHFNHSLELTEEAKKACDMLSMAGVPLGNQAVILAGINDSVHIMKKLMHDCVKARVRPYYIYQCDLSEGIGHFRAPVSKGLEIIEALRGHTSGYAVPTFVVDAPGGGGKIALTPNYLLSQSPDKVVLRNFEGVITSYPEPKNYIPGSADAYFDEVYGTEERKEAVGIAALMTDEKFNLVPEGLRRLDKRKAYESTDEHASLKDRRDKRDEMKEKLMKAQEKKNQPTV; encoded by the coding sequence ATGGACTTAAAACGTAAAGAATACCTTGGTGGACGCAGACACTATAATGAAATTGAACTGTGGAAAGATGTAACGGAAGAGAAATGGAATGATTGGCTCTGGCAATTAACAAATACAATTAAAACTCTGGACGATCTGAAAAAAGTTGTGAACTTGACACCGGATGAAGAAGAAGGGGTTCGAATTTCGACTCAAACAATTCCTTTAAATATTACGCCTTACTATGCATCCTTAATGAATCCGAATGATCCTCGCTGCCCGATTCGTTTACAGTCTGTACCGCTTTCGGCAGAAATGAACAAGACAAGATATGATTTGGAAGATCCGCTGCATGAGGATGAAGATTCCCCAGTGCCAGGTCTGACGCATCGTTATCCGGACCGCGTTCTATTTCTTGTCACGAACCAATGCTCTATGTATTGCCGTTATTGTACTCGCCGTCGCTTTTCTGGTCAGGTTGGCATGGGGGTTCCTAAGAAGCAATTAGACGCAGCGATTGAATATATTCGAAATACTCCAGAAGTGAGAGACGTTCTGATTTCAGGAGGAGATGGGCTGTTAATCAATGATAAGATTCTCGAATACGTATTAAGTAATTTACGTGCTATCCCACATGTGGAAATTATTCGGATTGGTACTCGTGCCCCGGTCGTTTTCCCGCAGAGGATTACAGAGAATTTATGCAATATTCTGAAAAAATATCATCCAATCTGGTTAAATACGCATTTCAATCATTCACTTGAACTGACGGAAGAAGCGAAAAAGGCATGTGATATGCTGTCGATGGCTGGAGTGCCGCTTGGTAATCAGGCTGTCATTCTTGCTGGGATTAACGATAGTGTTCATATCATGAAAAAGCTTATGCACGACTGTGTTAAAGCTAGAGTAAGACCTTATTACATTTATCAATGTGATTTATCTGAAGGGATTGGCCATTTCCGTGCCCCGGTTTCTAAAGGACTGGAAATCATTGAAGCGCTTCGCGGCCATACATCAGGATATGCGGTGCCGACCTTTGTGGTAGACGCTCCTGGAGGAGGAGGAAAAATCGCCTTGACTCCTAATTACCTCCTTTCACAAAGTCCTGATAAAGTGGTCTTACGAAACTTTGAAGGAGTTATTACAAGCTATCCGGAGCCGAAGAACTACATTCCTGGAAGTGCAGATGCTTACTTTGATGAGGTATATGGTACGGAAGAAAGAAAAGAAGCCGTGGGAATCGCTGCTCTCATGACAGACGAAAAATTCAATTTGGTACCAGAAGGCCTCCGCCGCCTTGACAAGAGAAAAGCGTATGAGAGTACTGATGAACATGCATCCTTAAAGGATCGCCGTGATAAACGGGATGAAATGAAAGAAAAATTGATGAAAGCTCAAGAAAAAAAGAATCAACCGACGGTGTAG
- a CDS encoding YokU family protein, with translation MDCLWCNAPNVEESEKKDCYWIMPDGKRSIKILQVPALNCPNCGIYVSDLMNQKVDEALYIYDVSEYPDEFTYEQLLSAPVKKLFNWK, from the coding sequence ATGGATTGCTTGTGGTGTAATGCCCCAAACGTGGAGGAAAGTGAAAAAAAGGATTGTTACTGGATTATGCCTGATGGTAAACGATCAATAAAGATTCTTCAAGTTCCAGCTCTGAACTGTCCGAATTGCGGAATCTATGTGTCTGACTTGATGAATCAAAAGGTGGATGAAGCTTTATATATATATGACGTGAGTGAGTATCCTGATGAGTTTACGTATGAACAGCTTCTTTCAGCCCCTGTAAAGAAATTGTTTAATTGGAAATAG
- the ablB gene encoding putative beta-lysine N-acetyltransferase has product MSVQNLPFFTRIETGECFKIELFLDHANLRLRIDDYQGNIKKVIARALVIAQEHGFTKVILKARQEDLSAILAHGFMLEGKLNRYFNGNDAYCMALYFTNERRSSDYWMKEDKILKEIIEIPRLIEKPKIPENYSLRFAAVEDAHELANLYSTIFETYPTPMNDEHYIKKVIEEGTIFSVIQYEGSIVSAASAEVNDIYHNAELTDCATIPHHRKHGFMKVLLSALEQELIRRNIYCAYSLARGLSMGMNAVFHQLGYEYGGRLTKNCNIWDKYEDMNIWVKDLSS; this is encoded by the coding sequence ATGTCTGTTCAAAACCTGCCTTTTTTCACCCGAATTGAGACTGGGGAATGTTTTAAAATAGAGCTCTTTCTAGATCATGCGAATCTTCGCTTACGCATAGATGATTATCAAGGAAATATCAAAAAAGTGATAGCTCGAGCACTGGTCATCGCTCAGGAACATGGTTTTACAAAAGTGATCCTTAAAGCTAGGCAGGAAGATTTATCTGCGATATTGGCTCATGGATTTATGCTGGAGGGGAAATTGAATAGGTATTTTAATGGGAATGATGCTTATTGCATGGCATTATATTTTACCAATGAGAGGCGATCAAGCGACTATTGGATGAAAGAAGACAAAATTCTAAAAGAAATCATTGAGATTCCCAGGCTGATAGAAAAGCCGAAAATACCTGAAAATTACTCCCTTCGATTTGCTGCAGTTGAAGATGCACACGAGCTGGCAAATTTATATAGTACAATTTTTGAAACCTATCCAACACCAATGAATGATGAGCATTATATAAAAAAAGTGATAGAAGAAGGTACGATCTTCAGTGTTATCCAATATGAAGGATCCATCGTGAGTGCCGCATCCGCGGAGGTAAATGATATCTATCATAATGCTGAACTAACAGACTGTGCGACTATCCCTCATCATAGAAAGCATGGTTTTATGAAGGTGCTTCTCTCGGCATTAGAACAAGAACTTATCAGGCGAAATATTTATTGTGCCTATTCTTTAGCACGAGGTTTGTCAATGGGGATGAACGCTGTTTTTCACCAGCTGGGATATGAATATGGAGGAAGATTAACAAAGAATTGCAATATTTGGGATAAGTATGAGGATATGAATATTTGGGTTAAAGATTTATCTTCTTGA
- a CDS encoding ferredoxin — protein MAKYTWVDKDTCIACGACGGTAPDIYDFDEQGLAFVVLDENQGIAEIPEILHDDMHEAMEGCPTESILIQDEPFNR, from the coding sequence ATGGCTAAATACACATGGGTAGATAAAGATACTTGTATTGCCTGTGGAGCATGCGGTGGAACAGCACCTGATATTTATGACTTTGACGAACAGGGACTTGCTTTCGTTGTCTTGGACGAAAATCAGGGGATTGCTGAAATTCCTGAGATTCTTCATGATGACATGCATGAAGCAATGGAAGGCTGCCCTACAGAATCAATTCTCATTCAGGATGAACCTTTTAATAGGTAA